In one window of Opitutus sp. GAS368 DNA:
- a CDS encoding zinc-binding dehydrogenase, with amino-acid sequence MKAVRLVTPGRPLELHEIPVPDPGSGDVRVRIHAAGICHSDAHYRAGVSPAGPLPLTLGHEVAGVVERCGPQVSRVRAGDRVCLHYLATCGACPWCAGGHEQFCATGQMIGKHRAGGFAEYIVLPAASVFPLPAEISFAHGAVLMCSSATALHALRKARLQPGESVAVFGLGGLGASAVQLARALGAAAVYAVDLNPAKLALAEKFGAIPVNARTADPVTIIRALTGGRGVDVALELIGLPLTMQQAVRVLGPLGRAALAGLTRQALAIQPYTELLGPEAEIIGVSDHLAREIPELLGLTLEGKLDLGPIVTRTVPLDAGAINGVLDELEKFGGAPRTVVAIVP; translated from the coding sequence ATGAAAGCCGTCCGCCTCGTCACTCCGGGGCGCCCGTTGGAACTGCATGAGATTCCGGTGCCCGACCCGGGCTCCGGCGACGTGCGGGTGCGGATTCACGCCGCCGGCATCTGCCACTCCGATGCCCATTACCGCGCCGGCGTCTCGCCCGCCGGGCCGTTGCCACTCACGCTCGGGCACGAGGTCGCCGGCGTGGTCGAGCGTTGCGGCCCGCAGGTGAGCCGGGTGCGGGCCGGCGACCGGGTCTGCCTGCACTACCTCGCCACCTGCGGCGCGTGCCCGTGGTGCGCCGGGGGGCACGAGCAGTTTTGCGCCACCGGCCAGATGATCGGCAAGCACCGCGCCGGCGGTTTCGCCGAATACATCGTCCTGCCCGCGGCCAGCGTGTTTCCGCTGCCGGCGGAGATTTCCTTCGCGCACGGCGCCGTGCTGATGTGTTCCTCCGCGACCGCTTTGCACGCGCTGCGCAAGGCCCGCCTCCAACCCGGCGAAAGCGTCGCGGTGTTCGGCCTCGGCGGTTTGGGTGCCTCCGCCGTCCAGCTGGCCCGCGCCCTCGGCGCGGCCGCCGTCTACGCCGTCGACCTCAATCCGGCCAAGCTGGCGCTGGCGGAAAAATTCGGCGCGATTCCGGTCAACGCCCGCACCGCCGACCCGGTCACGATCATCCGCGCCCTCACCGGCGGCCGCGGGGTCGATGTGGCGCTCGAACTCATCGGCCTGCCGCTGACCATGCAACAGGCGGTGCGCGTGCTCGGCCCGCTGGGCCGCGCGGCGCTCGCCGGCCTGACCCGGCAGGCGCTGGCGATCCAGCCCTACACGGAATTACTCGGCCCGGAGGCGGAAATCATCGGCGTGTCGGACCATCTGGCCCGGGAAATCCCCGAGTTGCTGGGGCTGACCCTGGAGGGGAAACTGGACCTCGGGCCCATTGTCACCCGCACGGTGCCGCTCGACGCCGGCGCCATCAACGGGGTGCTGGACGAGCTGGAAAAATTCGGCGGCGCTCCGCGCACGGTCGTGGCGATCGTGCCCTGA
- the ggt gene encoding gamma-glutamyltransferase codes for MTIRRSTLLCLLFPVLCSLLNAQIDRINGRAFATRSPVLGAHGMVCTSHPLATQAGLDILKAGGSAIDAAIAANAALGLMEPVSNGVGGDLFAIVWDAKTGKLYGLNASGRSPLGLSYEQMKAELAKTATPSHIPPRGFLPISVPGAVDGWFALHGKFGRLPMKDILAPAIRYATEGFPVTQYIAYLWGIGVRNAKADRFPGAFLDVYAPGGQAPREGEIFRNPALAHTLGLIAIQGRDAFYKGEIADQIDAFMRANGGFLRKVDFEKNAPTWVEPVSVNYRGYDVYELPPNSQGIAALQMLNILEGYDLAKMGYNSPDALHVLIEAKKLAFEDRAKFYADPGFAKIPLPGLLSKEYAAGRRKLINLARAARTYDAGNPALKDGDTIYLCTADAEGNMVSLIQSNYRGMGSGITVPGLGFTLQDRGEMFTFEPGHANVYAPGKRPFQTIIPGFVMKDGQPWEAFGVMGGAMQPQGHVQVLVNQIDFGMNVQEAGDAARWQHEGSSEPTGEKMTDGGTVQVESGIPYASTRALAQRGHVIVGGIGAFGGYQAIRWDPVNKVYWGASESRKDGQAAGY; via the coding sequence ATGACTATCCGCCGGTCCACCCTGCTCTGTCTTCTGTTCCCTGTCCTCTGTTCCCTGCTCAACGCCCAGATCGACCGCATCAACGGCCGCGCCTTCGCCACGCGCTCGCCCGTGCTCGGCGCGCACGGCATGGTGTGCACCAGCCACCCGCTCGCCACGCAGGCCGGCCTCGACATCCTGAAGGCCGGCGGCTCCGCCATCGACGCCGCCATCGCGGCCAACGCCGCACTCGGCCTGATGGAACCGGTGAGCAACGGCGTGGGCGGCGACCTCTTCGCCATCGTCTGGGACGCGAAGACCGGGAAGCTCTACGGCCTCAACGCCTCCGGCCGCTCCCCGCTCGGACTCAGCTACGAACAGATGAAGGCCGAGTTGGCGAAAACCGCCACGCCCAGCCACATCCCGCCCCGCGGTTTCCTGCCGATCTCCGTCCCCGGAGCGGTCGACGGCTGGTTCGCGCTCCACGGCAAATTCGGCCGGCTGCCGATGAAGGACATCCTCGCGCCGGCCATCCGTTACGCCACGGAGGGCTTCCCCGTCACCCAATACATCGCCTACCTCTGGGGCATCGGCGTGCGCAATGCGAAGGCCGACCGGTTTCCCGGCGCGTTCCTCGACGTCTACGCGCCGGGCGGCCAGGCCCCGCGCGAGGGGGAGATTTTCAGGAACCCCGCGCTGGCCCATACGCTCGGCCTGATCGCCATCCAGGGCCGCGACGCCTTCTATAAGGGTGAGATCGCGGACCAGATCGACGCCTTCATGCGCGCGAACGGCGGCTTTCTGCGCAAAGTCGATTTCGAGAAGAACGCGCCCACCTGGGTCGAGCCGGTCTCGGTCAATTACCGCGGCTACGACGTCTATGAGCTGCCGCCCAACTCGCAGGGTATCGCCGCGCTCCAGATGCTGAACATCCTCGAGGGCTACGACCTGGCGAAAATGGGCTACAACTCGCCCGATGCCCTGCACGTGCTGATCGAGGCCAAGAAGCTCGCCTTCGAGGACCGCGCGAAATTCTACGCCGACCCCGGTTTCGCGAAAATCCCGCTGCCGGGCCTGCTCTCGAAGGAATACGCCGCCGGGCGCCGCAAGCTCATCAACCTGGCGCGCGCCGCCCGCACCTACGACGCCGGCAACCCCGCGCTCAAGGACGGTGACACGATCTACCTGTGCACGGCCGACGCCGAGGGCAACATGGTGTCGCTCATCCAGTCGAACTACCGCGGCATGGGCTCCGGCATCACGGTGCCCGGCCTCGGTTTCACGTTACAGGACCGCGGCGAGATGTTCACCTTCGAGCCCGGCCACGCCAACGTCTACGCGCCCGGCAAGCGCCCGTTCCAGACCATCATCCCCGGTTTCGTCATGAAGGACGGCCAGCCGTGGGAGGCGTTCGGCGTCATGGGCGGCGCGATGCAGCCGCAGGGCCACGTCCAGGTGCTCGTCAACCAGATCGACTTCGGCATGAACGTCCAGGAAGCCGGCGACGCCGCGCGCTGGCAGCACGAGGGCTCGAGCGAGCCCACCGGCGAGAAGATGACCGACGGCGGCACGGTGCAGGTCGAGAGCGGCATTCCCTACGCGAGCACGCGCGCCCTCGCCCAGCGCGGCCACGTGATCGTCGGCGGCATCGGCGCCTTCGGCGGCTACCAGGCCATCCGCTGGGACCCGGTGAACAAGGTTTACTGGGGCGCCAGCGAAAGCCGCAAGGACGGCCAGGCCGCGGGCTACTGA
- the malQ gene encoding 4-alpha-glucanotransferase, translating into MKASAQKKAPQKAVPLPLFNWLKARGAGILLHPTCLPGDQGCGVLDRHAVRFLDFVQAAGMKYWQVCPLGPTGYGDSPYQCFSAFAGNTSLVDLAALIPFGLIQPADLAPLAALSADQTDYGAIYALKPKLLESAYAQFKQKRPALPYGDFTAFCKKSAAWLDAYAYFRALKDHFQGAAWWEWPLEARDFARAKKSPLRARLADAIAAYQFGQYLFFGQWTLVRAAARERGIEIIGDLPIFVAGDSADAWAHPGLFELDPKTFLPVAVAGVPPDYFSDNGQLWGNPLYRWAAHQADGYAWWLDRMRATFEVCDIVRIDHFRGFDAYWRIPYPAKNARIGEWVPGPGLDLFRAFQAADPSARIIAEDLGVLTDSVVKLREDSGLPGMLVLQFAWGSDAKNGYLPHNATPNSVIYAGTHDNDTTVGWYQAAPEPERNYVRRYLRVDGTDVAWDFVRASYASASRLAVVTLPDLFALGSAARFNTPSKAGGNWQWRYRAPALEKFFGGTTDYLRELCALYGR; encoded by the coding sequence ATGAAGGCCTCCGCCCAGAAGAAAGCTCCCCAAAAAGCCGTGCCACTTCCCCTGTTCAACTGGCTCAAGGCGCGCGGCGCCGGCATCCTGCTGCACCCCACCTGCCTGCCGGGCGACCAGGGTTGCGGCGTGCTCGACCGGCACGCGGTGCGCTTCCTCGATTTCGTGCAGGCGGCCGGCATGAAATACTGGCAGGTCTGCCCGCTCGGTCCCACCGGCTACGGCGACTCGCCCTACCAGTGCTTCTCGGCCTTCGCCGGCAACACCTCCCTCGTCGATCTCGCCGCCCTCATTCCCTTCGGCTTGATCCAGCCCGCCGACCTCGCGCCGCTCGCCGCGCTGTCCGCCGACCAGACCGACTACGGCGCCATCTATGCGCTCAAGCCGAAGCTGCTCGAGTCCGCCTACGCGCAGTTCAAGCAGAAGCGCCCGGCGCTGCCCTACGGCGACTTTACCGCGTTCTGCAAAAAGAGCGCGGCCTGGCTGGACGCTTACGCCTACTTCCGCGCCCTGAAGGACCATTTCCAGGGCGCCGCGTGGTGGGAATGGCCGCTCGAGGCGCGGGATTTCGCCCGCGCGAAGAAATCCCCGCTGCGCGCCAGGCTCGCCGATGCCATCGCAGCCTACCAGTTCGGCCAGTATCTGTTCTTCGGCCAGTGGACGCTGGTGCGCGCCGCCGCCCGCGAGCGCGGCATCGAGATCATCGGCGACCTGCCGATCTTCGTCGCCGGCGACTCCGCCGACGCCTGGGCCCACCCGGGACTTTTCGAGCTCGACCCGAAGACCTTCCTGCCGGTCGCCGTTGCCGGCGTGCCGCCGGATTATTTCTCCGATAACGGCCAGCTGTGGGGCAACCCGCTTTACCGCTGGGCCGCCCACCAGGCCGACGGCTATGCCTGGTGGCTCGACCGCATGCGCGCGACCTTCGAGGTCTGCGACATCGTGCGCATCGATCATTTCCGGGGGTTCGACGCCTACTGGCGGATTCCCTACCCGGCGAAGAACGCCCGCATCGGCGAATGGGTGCCCGGCCCTGGCCTCGACCTGTTCCGCGCCTTCCAGGCCGCCGACCCGTCCGCCCGCATCATCGCCGAGGACCTCGGCGTGCTCACAGACTCAGTCGTGAAACTCCGCGAGGACTCCGGCTTGCCCGGCATGCTCGTGCTGCAGTTCGCCTGGGGCAGTGACGCGAAGAACGGCTACCTGCCGCACAACGCCACGCCGAACTCCGTCATCTACGCCGGCACGCACGACAACGACACGACCGTCGGCTGGTATCAGGCCGCGCCCGAGCCGGAGCGCAACTACGTGCGGCGCTACCTGCGGGTCGACGGGACCGACGTCGCCTGGGATTTCGTCCGCGCCAGCTACGCCAGCGCCTCGCGCCTCGCCGTCGTCACGCTGCCCGATCTCTTTGCGCTCGGTTCCGCCGCGCGCTTCAACACACCGTCGAAGGCCGGGGGCAACTGGCAGTGGCGCTACCGCGCGCCGGCGCTCGAGAAATTCTTCGGCGGCACGACGGATTACCTGCGCGAACTTTGCGCGCTCTATGGTCGTTAG
- a CDS encoding YebC/PmpR family DNA-binding transcriptional regulator, whose translation MGRQWLHAKRAIVNLKKGQTVGKLVKEITVAAKLGGGDPAGNARLHAVLEKARKANVTRDAIERAIAKGTGAGGDKSSLDHVVYEGYAPHKVPVIVEVYTDNHQRTAPEIRVLFKKGVLGAAGSNKFLFDHVGIVEAHTADAAADLEAVAIEAGANDFSPLTHTQNDDIPEGATGAHFVTDRTALHAVSVWLKQHGWHVITSEIGYVAKQYPVLDDAHRAEVGEFLQEIEDHDDVQRVWAAVK comes from the coding sequence ATGGGACGCCAATGGCTTCATGCGAAACGCGCGATCGTCAACCTGAAGAAGGGCCAGACGGTCGGCAAACTGGTCAAGGAAATCACGGTGGCCGCCAAGCTCGGCGGCGGCGACCCGGCGGGCAACGCCCGGCTGCACGCCGTCCTCGAGAAGGCCCGCAAGGCCAACGTGACGCGCGACGCCATCGAGCGCGCCATCGCCAAGGGCACGGGCGCCGGCGGGGACAAGAGCTCGCTCGACCATGTCGTCTACGAGGGCTACGCCCCGCACAAGGTGCCGGTGATCGTCGAGGTCTACACCGACAACCACCAGCGCACCGCGCCGGAGATCCGCGTGCTGTTCAAGAAGGGCGTGCTCGGCGCGGCCGGCAGCAACAAGTTCCTGTTCGACCACGTCGGCATCGTCGAGGCCCACACCGCCGACGCGGCGGCCGACCTGGAGGCGGTGGCCATCGAGGCCGGCGCGAACGATTTCAGCCCGCTGACCCACACGCAGAACGACGACATCCCGGAGGGCGCCACCGGGGCGCACTTCGTCACCGACCGCACCGCGCTGCATGCCGTCTCCGTCTGGCTGAAGCAGCACGGCTGGCACGTCATCACGAGCGAGATCGGCTACGTGGCCAAGCAGTATCCCGTGCTGGATGACGCGCACCGCGCCGAGGTGGGCGAATTCCTGCAGGAGATCGAGGACCACGACGATGTGCAGCGCGTCTGGGCCGCGGTAAAATAA